The Achromobacter deleyi genome has a window encoding:
- a CDS encoding TetR/AcrR family transcriptional regulator, with protein sequence MSRSRAEMIEDTRAKLLAAARQAFRQTGYAATSMDDFTAAAGLTRGALYHHFGDKKGLLAAVVEQIDGEMDQRLGAVSLRAPDAWTAFRDRCRAYLEMAVEPEIRRIVLQDARAVLAPAPGAAEQQCVASLGALLQKLMDEGVVEPADPQALARLVNGSLVESAFWIAEESDEQGRLTHALQALDLLLRGLLRR encoded by the coding sequence ATGTCGCGATCCCGCGCCGAGATGATTGAAGACACCCGTGCGAAGCTGCTCGCGGCCGCCCGCCAGGCATTCCGGCAAACGGGCTATGCCGCCACGTCGATGGACGATTTCACCGCTGCCGCAGGATTGACGCGCGGGGCCTTGTATCACCACTTCGGCGACAAGAAAGGCCTGCTCGCCGCGGTGGTGGAACAGATCGACGGCGAGATGGATCAGCGGCTGGGCGCCGTTTCCCTTCGGGCTCCCGATGCCTGGACTGCCTTTCGCGATCGCTGCCGCGCCTATCTGGAGATGGCCGTCGAACCGGAGATCCGTCGCATCGTGCTACAGGACGCGCGGGCGGTGCTGGCGCCCGCCCCCGGCGCGGCGGAACAACAGTGCGTTGCTTCGCTGGGTGCGCTGCTGCAAAAACTGATGGACGAGGGCGTCGTCGAACCGGCGGACCCGCAGGCGCTGGCGCGGCTGGTCAATGGCAGCCTGGTCGAAAGCGCTTTCTGGATCGCGGAGGAAAGCGACGAGCAGGGGCGGCTGACGCACGCCCTGCAGGCGCTGGACCTGCTGCTGCGCGGCCTGCT
- a CDS encoding MFS transporter produces the protein MPNPYRELFQAPGAAGFVLAGAIARLPLPMIGIGIITMLSQVRGAYTLAGAVAATFALATALLAPRISRLVDRHGQGRVLPLAAGVCVTALIGLSASVHWNAPDWVLFIFAALAGSLPSMPAMIRARWTEIFRDRPELRTAYALESVADELSFIVGPPLAVGLSVALFPQAGPLAAALLLAVGVTAFVMQRATAPAVQFREAGRQASVLRMFRMRPLLAMMSAMGVIVGTIDVLSVAFARQQGMPAGASLVLSAYALGSCVAGLVFGVLKFQMPLPRLLAIAAGVTAFTTLPLLLVNDLLTLSLGVLLAGLSFAPTMIIAMALVESSVPGNRLTEGLTWLVTGLGAGVAAGAALAGWVVDHHGVSAGFWTAVGAGAIVLLVALPGARVRAAEPVRA, from the coding sequence GTGCCAAATCCGTACCGCGAATTGTTCCAAGCCCCCGGCGCCGCCGGTTTTGTGCTGGCCGGCGCCATCGCGCGCCTGCCTTTGCCCATGATTGGCATCGGCATCATCACCATGCTGTCGCAGGTGCGCGGCGCATATACCCTGGCCGGCGCCGTCGCCGCCACGTTTGCCTTGGCCACGGCATTGCTGGCGCCCCGCATCTCGCGCCTGGTGGACCGCCACGGACAGGGCAGGGTGCTGCCTTTGGCCGCCGGGGTCTGCGTTACGGCGCTGATCGGCCTGTCGGCGAGCGTGCATTGGAATGCGCCGGACTGGGTCCTGTTCATTTTCGCGGCGTTGGCGGGCAGTCTGCCCAGCATGCCCGCCATGATCCGCGCCCGCTGGACGGAGATATTCCGGGACAGGCCCGAACTGCGCACCGCCTATGCCTTGGAGTCGGTGGCGGACGAACTCAGCTTCATTGTCGGCCCGCCCTTGGCGGTAGGCCTGAGCGTTGCGTTGTTTCCTCAGGCGGGGCCGCTGGCAGCCGCATTGCTGCTGGCTGTGGGCGTCACCGCGTTCGTCATGCAGCGCGCCACGGCGCCCGCGGTGCAGTTCCGCGAGGCCGGGCGCCAGGCCTCGGTGCTGCGCATGTTTCGGATGCGCCCGCTTTTGGCCATGATGTCGGCCATGGGCGTGATCGTCGGGACCATCGATGTGCTGAGCGTGGCATTCGCCAGGCAGCAGGGCATGCCGGCCGGCGCGAGCCTGGTGCTGTCCGCCTACGCCCTGGGATCCTGCGTGGCGGGCCTGGTGTTCGGCGTGCTGAAGTTCCAGATGCCGCTTCCTCGCCTGCTGGCCATTGCGGCCGGGGTGACGGCGTTCACCACGCTGCCCTTGCTGCTGGTGAACGATCTGCTCACCCTGTCGCTCGGGGTGCTGCTGGCGGGGCTGTCCTTCGCGCCGACGATGATTATTGCGATGGCCTTGGTGGAAAGCAGCGTGCCGGGCAACCGCCTGACGGAAGGGCTGACATGGCTGGTGACGGGCTTGGGCGCCGGTGTGGCGGCGGGCGCGGCGCTGGCCGGCTGGGTGGTCGACCACCACGGCGTCAGCGCGGGTTTCTGGACCGCCGTGGGCGCGGGCGCGATCGTGCTGCTGGTCGCATTGCCGGGCGCGCGTGTCCGGGCGGCCGAGCCCGTCCGCGCGTAA
- a CDS encoding RidA family protein: protein MSRTVVNPDTVFNSVQYGFSQAVIVTGLRRMLLSGQVGVDADERTVGPGLQVQTEAALDNIERVLAAAGGKMAQVIMLRIYICDTVREEQEVVAQALRDRFKIDPPPSSWIIVSGLSLPEWLIEIEAEAMLD from the coding sequence ATGTCCAGAACCGTCGTCAATCCCGATACCGTATTCAACTCCGTGCAGTACGGATTCAGCCAGGCCGTCATCGTGACGGGGCTGCGCCGCATGCTGCTGTCGGGCCAGGTCGGCGTGGATGCCGACGAGCGCACCGTGGGGCCGGGGCTGCAAGTACAGACCGAAGCCGCGCTGGACAACATCGAACGCGTGCTGGCCGCCGCCGGCGGCAAGATGGCCCAGGTCATCATGCTGCGCATCTATATCTGCGATACCGTCAGGGAAGAACAGGAGGTAGTTGCCCAGGCCCTGCGCGACCGGTTCAAGATCGACCCGCCGCCGTCTTCGTGGATCATCGTCAGCGGCTTGTCCTTGCCTGAGTGGCTGATCGAAATCGAGGCGGAAGCGATGCTGGACTGA
- a CDS encoding LysR family transcriptional regulator produces the protein MITTDDLRFFLSLAATSSLAQAARALDVTPPAVTQRLHALEKRLGVRLVNRSGRGTALTDEGRLLALRAGQICGELSDLADELAGRRGVVAGHLRVVAPLGFGQRYVAGLVAEFRKSSEDVTASLTLSDGPPRLASDNWDVMVHIGELRDSTLVAYPLAPNRRILCASPAYLARRGAPAKPEDLRDHDCIALRENDEDVTLWRFKRGRGPAVGVRITPVLSSNTGAATLEWALAGHGIVARSEWDVTAHLRTRALVPLLAGWSLPEANVVALVKSRQELSARTAGFLACLRAAFAVPPWRDEA, from the coding sequence CAGCCCGCGCCCTGGACGTGACGCCCCCGGCCGTCACGCAGCGGCTGCATGCGCTGGAAAAGCGCCTGGGCGTCCGGCTGGTCAACCGGTCCGGACGCGGCACGGCCCTGACCGACGAAGGCCGGCTGCTGGCTTTGCGCGCCGGGCAGATTTGCGGCGAACTGAGCGACCTGGCCGACGAACTGGCGGGACGGCGCGGCGTCGTGGCCGGCCACCTGCGGGTCGTCGCGCCGCTGGGCTTCGGCCAGCGCTACGTTGCCGGACTGGTGGCCGAGTTCCGCAAGAGCAGCGAAGACGTCACGGCCAGCCTGACGCTGTCGGACGGCCCTCCCCGGCTTGCGTCCGACAACTGGGATGTCATGGTCCATATCGGCGAATTGCGTGACTCTACGCTGGTCGCCTATCCGCTGGCGCCCAATCGCCGGATCCTGTGCGCATCGCCCGCCTACCTGGCGCGCCGGGGCGCGCCCGCCAAGCCGGAAGACTTGCGCGACCACGACTGCATCGCCCTGCGCGAGAACGACGAGGACGTGACCCTATGGCGGTTCAAGCGCGGCCGCGGGCCGGCGGTAGGCGTACGCATCACGCCCGTGCTGTCCAGCAATACGGGCGCCGCCACCCTGGAATGGGCCTTGGCGGGGCATGGCATCGTGGCGCGCTCGGAATGGGATGTGACCGCGCATCTGCGGACTCGCGCGCTGGTGCCCTTGCTGGCGGGCTGGAGCCTGCCGGAAGCGAATGTGGTGGCGCTGGTGAAATCGCGGCAGGAACTGTCCGCCCGCACCGCGGGCTTTCTGGCGTGCCTGCGCGCCGCGTTTGCCGTCCCGCCCTGGCGCGACGAGGCGTAG